The following proteins come from a genomic window of Sorghum bicolor cultivar BTx623 chromosome 3, Sorghum_bicolor_NCBIv3, whole genome shotgun sequence:
- the LOC8061479 gene encoding protein WVD2-like 7 isoform X3, whose translation MATEVNQTYFSWSQGGSTERDGPQGVSVSQTLDHGSISFGRFELESLSWEKWSVFTNDRRNEEFGKFNGLVAQKKAYFEEYYKKIRELKASQQQNQQTELILEYSGDGSDSSQTAEDEQGADLETPTGSGAAVDVYVEEALHETMSEHGLQCYDDQGNENFDTEFSSSNLSSSGVLQQTDVRGAVRGSSSTSKMDAGKKNAGSVHGDTRTTYEAARTPRRIIEKDSRLRHSPKIIPKSIKTLSKSAMDYTSERPGSMKPNTSMNQKAKLVQRSSAAAQKMCGPTEGSKHTGLRRPSSAGARRPSTGDRHAIAKENSQLPAVVSTPRRPSTAERRPVTRDRAQKEANVTTPRRPSTSERLPVKRENAAKHNDISAVRRPSTGERRAITRDSVVRTDVKTPSKARATVAHPKGETTTVGNTKKAVTPNAARSGKLETKSNNNRLKGPSVLDSHSTRSKRMDLQASGKQKSSSVNLPPRKIFSSTAGEPAVETISRSKKKEGVQATVQSRASTSKRTTPLQTGNLKARAPNPPAPPAPPPPRRTSRMISKPTGASSIVGRKPKASAPQWH comes from the exons ATGGCGACGGAAGTCAATCAAACTTATTTTTCATGGTCACAAGGAGGGTCAACTGAACGGGATGGTcctcaa GGAGTATCTGTATCTCAGACACTTGATCATGGTTCCATTTCCTTCGGAAGATTTGAGTTAGAGTCACTATCGTGGGAGAAGTGGTCCGTATTTACTAATGACAGACGCAATGAAGAATTTGGAAAATTCAATGGTTTAGTCGCTCAGAAAAAGGCTTATTTTGAAGAGTATTACAAGAAGATCAGGGAACTAAAGGCTTCACAGCAGCAAAACCAGCAAACTGAACTTATTCTGGAATACAGTGGTGATGGTAGCGACTCTAGCCAGACAGCAGAAGATGAGCAGGGTGCTGATCTTGAAACTCCCACTGGATCTGGAGCTGCTGTGGATGTTTATGTGGAAGAAGCTCTGCATGAAACTATGTCAGAGCACGGACTGCAGTGCTATGATGACCAAGGAAACGAAAACTTCGATACAGAATTTTCCTCATCTAATCTTTCTTCATCAGGTGTTCTGCAGCAAACTGATGTTAGAGGAGCTGTTCGTGGTAGCAGTTCTACCAGTAAAATGGATGCAGGGAAGAAGAATGCTGGTTCTGTTCATGGTGATACTAGAACCACATATGAAGCTGCAAGGACTCCTAGAAGAATTATTGAGAAAGACTCCAGGCTCAGACACAGTCCCAAGATAATACCCAAATCCATCAAAACCCTTTCAAAAAGTGCTATGGACTACACTAGTGAG AGGCCTGGTTCAATGAAGCCCAATACAAGTATGAACCAGAAGGCTAAGCTGGTGCAAAGGTCAAGTGCAGCAGCCCAGAAGATGTGTGGCCCTACAGAAGGGAGCAAGCATACAGGTCTCAGAAGACCTTCCTCAGCAGGTGCGCGACGGCCCTCTACTGGAGACCGACATGCAATTGCCAAGGAGAATTCACAATTGCCTGCAGTTGTTTCCACCCCACGACGACCTTCCACTGCTGAGAGACGCCCAGTCACCCGAGATCGTGCACAGAAGGAAGCCAATGTCACCACACCACGTCGACCTTCTACTTCTGAAAGACTCCCCGTCAAAAGAGAAAATGCAGCGAAGCATAATGATATTTCCGCTGTACGTCGACCCTCTACAGGAGAGAGGCGTGCTATTACTAGAGATAGTGTTGTGAGAACGGATGTGAAGACGCCTAGTAAGGCAAGAGCAACTGTGGCTCATCCGAAGGGTGAAACAACTACAGTG GGTAATACGAAAAAGGCTGTCACTCCCAATGCTGCTAGAAGTGGCAAGCTGGAAACAAAAAG CAATAACAACAGACTGAAGGGACCTTCAGTATTGGACAGCCATTCTACTAGGTCAAAAAGAATGGACTTGCAAGCATCTGGCAAGCAGAAATCGAG TTCTGTTAACCTTCCTCCAAGGAAAATTTTCAGTTCTACTGCCGGAGAACCAGCAGTTGAAACCATTTCTAGGTCAAAAAAGAAAGAG GGCGTTCAGGCGACAGTGCAATCTCGAGCATCCACTTCAAAGAGAACAACTCCTTTGCAGACTGGAAACTTAAAGGCGAGGGCTCCAAAT CCACCAGCACCGCCTGCGCCACCTCCACCACGTCGGACATCACGAATGATAAGCAAACCAACTGGTGCCTCATCGATTGTCGGAAGAAAGCCAAA GGCTTCAGCACCACAATGGCACTGA
- the LOC8061479 gene encoding protein WVD2-like 7 isoform X2, giving the protein MQRSLIEHVLISACVGQKPSLLLFPCSKQIANCVRVLFWVCQQSPPNYDELDTPYIMATEVNQTYFSWSQGGSTERDGPQGVSVSQTLDHGSISFGRFELESLSWEKWSVFTNDRRNEEFGKFNGLVAQKKAYFEEYYKKIRELKASQQQNQQTELILEYSGDGSDSSQTAEDEQGADLETPTGSGAAVDVYVEEALHETMSEHGLQCYDDQGNENFDTEFSSSNLSSSGVLQQTDVRGAVRGSSSTSKMDAGKKNAGSVHGDTRTTYEAARTPRRIIEKDSRLRHSPKIIPKSIKTLSKSAMDYTSERPGSMKPNTSMNQKAKLVQRSSAAAQKMCGPTEGSKHTGLRRPSSAGARRPSTGDRHAIAKENSQLPAVVSTPRRPSTAERRPVTRDRAQKEANVTTPRRPSTSERLPVKRENAAKHNDISAVRRPSTGERRAITRDSVVRTDVKTPSKARATVAHPKGETTTVGNTKKAVTPNAARSGKLETKSNNNRLKGPSVLDSHSTRSKRMDLQASGKQKSSSVNLPPRKIFSSTAGEPAVETISRSKKKEATVQSRASTSKRTTPLQTGNLKARAPNPPAPPAPPPPRRTSRMISKPTGASSIVGRKPKASAPQWH; this is encoded by the exons ATGCAGCGAAGCTTGATAGAACATGTCCTGATTTCAGCTTGTGTAGGCCAGAAGCCTAGTCTTCTTCTTTTCCCTTGCTCTAAACAGATCGCTAATTGTGTTCGTGTTTTGTTCTG GGTTTGCCAGCAGAGTCCACCCAACTATGATGAATTAGACACCCCGTACATAATGGCGACGGAAGTCAATCAAACTTATTTTTCATGGTCACAAGGAGGGTCAACTGAACGGGATGGTcctcaa GGAGTATCTGTATCTCAGACACTTGATCATGGTTCCATTTCCTTCGGAAGATTTGAGTTAGAGTCACTATCGTGGGAGAAGTGGTCCGTATTTACTAATGACAGACGCAATGAAGAATTTGGAAAATTCAATGGTTTAGTCGCTCAGAAAAAGGCTTATTTTGAAGAGTATTACAAGAAGATCAGGGAACTAAAGGCTTCACAGCAGCAAAACCAGCAAACTGAACTTATTCTGGAATACAGTGGTGATGGTAGCGACTCTAGCCAGACAGCAGAAGATGAGCAGGGTGCTGATCTTGAAACTCCCACTGGATCTGGAGCTGCTGTGGATGTTTATGTGGAAGAAGCTCTGCATGAAACTATGTCAGAGCACGGACTGCAGTGCTATGATGACCAAGGAAACGAAAACTTCGATACAGAATTTTCCTCATCTAATCTTTCTTCATCAGGTGTTCTGCAGCAAACTGATGTTAGAGGAGCTGTTCGTGGTAGCAGTTCTACCAGTAAAATGGATGCAGGGAAGAAGAATGCTGGTTCTGTTCATGGTGATACTAGAACCACATATGAAGCTGCAAGGACTCCTAGAAGAATTATTGAGAAAGACTCCAGGCTCAGACACAGTCCCAAGATAATACCCAAATCCATCAAAACCCTTTCAAAAAGTGCTATGGACTACACTAGTGAG AGGCCTGGTTCAATGAAGCCCAATACAAGTATGAACCAGAAGGCTAAGCTGGTGCAAAGGTCAAGTGCAGCAGCCCAGAAGATGTGTGGCCCTACAGAAGGGAGCAAGCATACAGGTCTCAGAAGACCTTCCTCAGCAGGTGCGCGACGGCCCTCTACTGGAGACCGACATGCAATTGCCAAGGAGAATTCACAATTGCCTGCAGTTGTTTCCACCCCACGACGACCTTCCACTGCTGAGAGACGCCCAGTCACCCGAGATCGTGCACAGAAGGAAGCCAATGTCACCACACCACGTCGACCTTCTACTTCTGAAAGACTCCCCGTCAAAAGAGAAAATGCAGCGAAGCATAATGATATTTCCGCTGTACGTCGACCCTCTACAGGAGAGAGGCGTGCTATTACTAGAGATAGTGTTGTGAGAACGGATGTGAAGACGCCTAGTAAGGCAAGAGCAACTGTGGCTCATCCGAAGGGTGAAACAACTACAGTG GGTAATACGAAAAAGGCTGTCACTCCCAATGCTGCTAGAAGTGGCAAGCTGGAAACAAAAAG CAATAACAACAGACTGAAGGGACCTTCAGTATTGGACAGCCATTCTACTAGGTCAAAAAGAATGGACTTGCAAGCATCTGGCAAGCAGAAATCGAG TTCTGTTAACCTTCCTCCAAGGAAAATTTTCAGTTCTACTGCCGGAGAACCAGCAGTTGAAACCATTTCTAGGTCAAAAAAGAAAGAG GCGACAGTGCAATCTCGAGCATCCACTTCAAAGAGAACAACTCCTTTGCAGACTGGAAACTTAAAGGCGAGGGCTCCAAAT CCACCAGCACCGCCTGCGCCACCTCCACCACGTCGGACATCACGAATGATAAGCAAACCAACTGGTGCCTCATCGATTGTCGGAAGAAAGCCAAA GGCTTCAGCACCACAATGGCACTGA
- the LOC8061479 gene encoding protein WVD2-like 7 isoform X1, whose amino-acid sequence MQRSLIEHVLISACVGQKPSLLLFPCSKQIANCVRVLFWVCQQSPPNYDELDTPYIMATEVNQTYFSWSQGGSTERDGPQGVSVSQTLDHGSISFGRFELESLSWEKWSVFTNDRRNEEFGKFNGLVAQKKAYFEEYYKKIRELKASQQQNQQTELILEYSGDGSDSSQTAEDEQGADLETPTGSGAAVDVYVEEALHETMSEHGLQCYDDQGNENFDTEFSSSNLSSSGVLQQTDVRGAVRGSSSTSKMDAGKKNAGSVHGDTRTTYEAARTPRRIIEKDSRLRHSPKIIPKSIKTLSKSAMDYTSERPGSMKPNTSMNQKAKLVQRSSAAAQKMCGPTEGSKHTGLRRPSSAGARRPSTGDRHAIAKENSQLPAVVSTPRRPSTAERRPVTRDRAQKEANVTTPRRPSTSERLPVKRENAAKHNDISAVRRPSTGERRAITRDSVVRTDVKTPSKARATVAHPKGETTTVGNTKKAVTPNAARSGKLETKSNNNRLKGPSVLDSHSTRSKRMDLQASGKQKSSSVNLPPRKIFSSTAGEPAVETISRSKKKEGVQATVQSRASTSKRTTPLQTGNLKARAPNPPAPPAPPPPRRTSRMISKPTGASSIVGRKPKASAPQWH is encoded by the exons ATGCAGCGAAGCTTGATAGAACATGTCCTGATTTCAGCTTGTGTAGGCCAGAAGCCTAGTCTTCTTCTTTTCCCTTGCTCTAAACAGATCGCTAATTGTGTTCGTGTTTTGTTCTG GGTTTGCCAGCAGAGTCCACCCAACTATGATGAATTAGACACCCCGTACATAATGGCGACGGAAGTCAATCAAACTTATTTTTCATGGTCACAAGGAGGGTCAACTGAACGGGATGGTcctcaa GGAGTATCTGTATCTCAGACACTTGATCATGGTTCCATTTCCTTCGGAAGATTTGAGTTAGAGTCACTATCGTGGGAGAAGTGGTCCGTATTTACTAATGACAGACGCAATGAAGAATTTGGAAAATTCAATGGTTTAGTCGCTCAGAAAAAGGCTTATTTTGAAGAGTATTACAAGAAGATCAGGGAACTAAAGGCTTCACAGCAGCAAAACCAGCAAACTGAACTTATTCTGGAATACAGTGGTGATGGTAGCGACTCTAGCCAGACAGCAGAAGATGAGCAGGGTGCTGATCTTGAAACTCCCACTGGATCTGGAGCTGCTGTGGATGTTTATGTGGAAGAAGCTCTGCATGAAACTATGTCAGAGCACGGACTGCAGTGCTATGATGACCAAGGAAACGAAAACTTCGATACAGAATTTTCCTCATCTAATCTTTCTTCATCAGGTGTTCTGCAGCAAACTGATGTTAGAGGAGCTGTTCGTGGTAGCAGTTCTACCAGTAAAATGGATGCAGGGAAGAAGAATGCTGGTTCTGTTCATGGTGATACTAGAACCACATATGAAGCTGCAAGGACTCCTAGAAGAATTATTGAGAAAGACTCCAGGCTCAGACACAGTCCCAAGATAATACCCAAATCCATCAAAACCCTTTCAAAAAGTGCTATGGACTACACTAGTGAG AGGCCTGGTTCAATGAAGCCCAATACAAGTATGAACCAGAAGGCTAAGCTGGTGCAAAGGTCAAGTGCAGCAGCCCAGAAGATGTGTGGCCCTACAGAAGGGAGCAAGCATACAGGTCTCAGAAGACCTTCCTCAGCAGGTGCGCGACGGCCCTCTACTGGAGACCGACATGCAATTGCCAAGGAGAATTCACAATTGCCTGCAGTTGTTTCCACCCCACGACGACCTTCCACTGCTGAGAGACGCCCAGTCACCCGAGATCGTGCACAGAAGGAAGCCAATGTCACCACACCACGTCGACCTTCTACTTCTGAAAGACTCCCCGTCAAAAGAGAAAATGCAGCGAAGCATAATGATATTTCCGCTGTACGTCGACCCTCTACAGGAGAGAGGCGTGCTATTACTAGAGATAGTGTTGTGAGAACGGATGTGAAGACGCCTAGTAAGGCAAGAGCAACTGTGGCTCATCCGAAGGGTGAAACAACTACAGTG GGTAATACGAAAAAGGCTGTCACTCCCAATGCTGCTAGAAGTGGCAAGCTGGAAACAAAAAG CAATAACAACAGACTGAAGGGACCTTCAGTATTGGACAGCCATTCTACTAGGTCAAAAAGAATGGACTTGCAAGCATCTGGCAAGCAGAAATCGAG TTCTGTTAACCTTCCTCCAAGGAAAATTTTCAGTTCTACTGCCGGAGAACCAGCAGTTGAAACCATTTCTAGGTCAAAAAAGAAAGAG GGCGTTCAGGCGACAGTGCAATCTCGAGCATCCACTTCAAAGAGAACAACTCCTTTGCAGACTGGAAACTTAAAGGCGAGGGCTCCAAAT CCACCAGCACCGCCTGCGCCACCTCCACCACGTCGGACATCACGAATGATAAGCAAACCAACTGGTGCCTCATCGATTGTCGGAAGAAAGCCAAA GGCTTCAGCACCACAATGGCACTGA
- the LOC8061479 gene encoding protein WVD2-like 7 isoform X4 gives MATEVNQTYFSWSQGGSTERDGPQGVSVSQTLDHGSISFGRFELESLSWEKWSVFTNDRRNEEFGKFNGLVAQKKAYFEEYYKKIRELKASQQQNQQTELILEYSGDGSDSSQTAEDEQGADLETPTGSGAAVDVYVEEALHETMSEHGLQCYDDQGNENFDTEFSSSNLSSSGVLQQTDVRGAVRGSSSTSKMDAGKKNAGSVHGDTRTTYEAARTPRRIIEKDSRLRHSPKIIPKSIKTLSKSAMDYTSERPGSMKPNTSMNQKAKLVQRSSAAAQKMCGPTEGSKHTGLRRPSSAGARRPSTGDRHAIAKENSQLPAVVSTPRRPSTAERRPVTRDRAQKEANVTTPRRPSTSERLPVKRENAAKHNDISAVRRPSTGERRAITRDSVVRTDVKTPSKARATVAHPKGETTTVGNTKKAVTPNAARSGKLETKSNNNRLKGPSVLDSHSTRSKRMDLQASGKQKSSSVNLPPRKIFSSTAGEPAVETISRSKKKEATVQSRASTSKRTTPLQTGNLKARAPNPPAPPAPPPPRRTSRMISKPTGASSIVGRKPKASAPQWH, from the exons ATGGCGACGGAAGTCAATCAAACTTATTTTTCATGGTCACAAGGAGGGTCAACTGAACGGGATGGTcctcaa GGAGTATCTGTATCTCAGACACTTGATCATGGTTCCATTTCCTTCGGAAGATTTGAGTTAGAGTCACTATCGTGGGAGAAGTGGTCCGTATTTACTAATGACAGACGCAATGAAGAATTTGGAAAATTCAATGGTTTAGTCGCTCAGAAAAAGGCTTATTTTGAAGAGTATTACAAGAAGATCAGGGAACTAAAGGCTTCACAGCAGCAAAACCAGCAAACTGAACTTATTCTGGAATACAGTGGTGATGGTAGCGACTCTAGCCAGACAGCAGAAGATGAGCAGGGTGCTGATCTTGAAACTCCCACTGGATCTGGAGCTGCTGTGGATGTTTATGTGGAAGAAGCTCTGCATGAAACTATGTCAGAGCACGGACTGCAGTGCTATGATGACCAAGGAAACGAAAACTTCGATACAGAATTTTCCTCATCTAATCTTTCTTCATCAGGTGTTCTGCAGCAAACTGATGTTAGAGGAGCTGTTCGTGGTAGCAGTTCTACCAGTAAAATGGATGCAGGGAAGAAGAATGCTGGTTCTGTTCATGGTGATACTAGAACCACATATGAAGCTGCAAGGACTCCTAGAAGAATTATTGAGAAAGACTCCAGGCTCAGACACAGTCCCAAGATAATACCCAAATCCATCAAAACCCTTTCAAAAAGTGCTATGGACTACACTAGTGAG AGGCCTGGTTCAATGAAGCCCAATACAAGTATGAACCAGAAGGCTAAGCTGGTGCAAAGGTCAAGTGCAGCAGCCCAGAAGATGTGTGGCCCTACAGAAGGGAGCAAGCATACAGGTCTCAGAAGACCTTCCTCAGCAGGTGCGCGACGGCCCTCTACTGGAGACCGACATGCAATTGCCAAGGAGAATTCACAATTGCCTGCAGTTGTTTCCACCCCACGACGACCTTCCACTGCTGAGAGACGCCCAGTCACCCGAGATCGTGCACAGAAGGAAGCCAATGTCACCACACCACGTCGACCTTCTACTTCTGAAAGACTCCCCGTCAAAAGAGAAAATGCAGCGAAGCATAATGATATTTCCGCTGTACGTCGACCCTCTACAGGAGAGAGGCGTGCTATTACTAGAGATAGTGTTGTGAGAACGGATGTGAAGACGCCTAGTAAGGCAAGAGCAACTGTGGCTCATCCGAAGGGTGAAACAACTACAGTG GGTAATACGAAAAAGGCTGTCACTCCCAATGCTGCTAGAAGTGGCAAGCTGGAAACAAAAAG CAATAACAACAGACTGAAGGGACCTTCAGTATTGGACAGCCATTCTACTAGGTCAAAAAGAATGGACTTGCAAGCATCTGGCAAGCAGAAATCGAG TTCTGTTAACCTTCCTCCAAGGAAAATTTTCAGTTCTACTGCCGGAGAACCAGCAGTTGAAACCATTTCTAGGTCAAAAAAGAAAGAG GCGACAGTGCAATCTCGAGCATCCACTTCAAAGAGAACAACTCCTTTGCAGACTGGAAACTTAAAGGCGAGGGCTCCAAAT CCACCAGCACCGCCTGCGCCACCTCCACCACGTCGGACATCACGAATGATAAGCAAACCAACTGGTGCCTCATCGATTGTCGGAAGAAAGCCAAA GGCTTCAGCACCACAATGGCACTGA